The Actinobacillus succinogenes 130Z region ATCACTGATGGCTGGATGTCACGCAACGAAGCCCGCACACTTGAAGATATGAACCCGGTTGACGGGTTAGATGAATATCTTGTCAGTGTTAATGCGGCGAAACAAATCGAATCAGACAAGAAGAAGGAGAACGAACCTGATGGCTGATATTGAAAAACGCTCCTACGCCGGCGAAGTTCGGGCAGAGAGTAAAGATTCCGAACCTACTCATATTATCGGATATGGTTCGGTTTTTAATACCCGCTCGCAGTTAATGTGGGGATTCCGCGAAATCATTATGCCGGGTGCATTCGATGATGTATTAGATGATGATGTACGCGGCCTGTTTAACCACGATTCCAACTTCATTCTTGGACGAACGACGGCCGGAACCTTAAGCCTAAGCGTGGATGATAAAGGCTTGCGTTATGACATCACTGCCCCGGATACGCCAACCATTCGTGATTTAGTGATCGCGCCACTGCAGCGTGGTGACATTACGCAATCATCATTTGCCTTTAATATTGCTCGCAACGGCGATGAGTGGTATGAAGATGATGAAGGCGTCGTTATCCGTGAAATTCATAAAATTTCACGGCTCTATGATGTTAGCCCGGTGACTTATCCGGCATATCAAGAGGCGAGTAGCACGGCGCGATCGCTCGATGCTTGGAAAGAAGCTCGGAATAACGGTGATATTCAGAAAGCCGTACATCAAAAGGCTGCGCGGGAACGATTTTTATCGTTGATCTCCGGCAATTAAACAAATTTCATTAAAAACCGACCGCACTTTTGTGCGGTTTTTCATTCTATAGAAGGAAAAAAACATGGCTAAATTACATGAGCTACAAGAAAAACGTCGCAATATTGCTGCACAAATGCGTACATTACATGACAAAATCGGTGATAACGCTTGGACTGAAGAACAGCGCACCGAATGGAACAAAATGAAAACCGAATTAGACGGTGTAGATGCCGTAATTGCGCGTGAAGAAGAACTTCGTGCGATGGATGAAAAATTCATCAAAGAACAAGAAGCGGTCGAAGCCGAAAAGCGTGCTAAACACGACGGCGAAAAAACAAAAACTGTTGATGAAATGCGCGCTCAAGCGTTTAACGCATTTTTGCGTAACGGTTTGGGCGAGTTAAGCCAAGAAGAACGTCAAGCATTGTCTGAAATGCGTGCGCAAGGTGTCGGCGTTAACGATAAGGGCGGTTATACCGTACCGAAAGAAATGCAGGCACGCATTGTTGAGCAAATGAAAGCTTACGGCGGTATTGCTCAGGTGGCGCAAATTTTAACAACATCCGACGGTCGCACTATCGAATGGATCACCGCCGACGGCACTACCGAAGAAGGTGAATTAATCGGTGAAAACACCGCCGCAACCGAATCGGATACGGCGTTTGGTGTCGGAAGCCTTGGCGCCAAAAAACTGTCTTCTAAAATTATTCGCGTATCTAACGAATTATTGCAGGATTCGGCGATTAACATTGAAGCCTACTTAGCGGATCGTATCGCGCAACGTATCGGCCGTGCGGAAGCAAAATATTTAATTCAGGGTACTGGTGCCGGCACACCGGCACAGCCTAAAGGCTTAGCGGCAAGTGTAACCGGCACAACCACATCAAAAACCACTGGTAAAGTTGATTGGTTGGATATTAACGCGCTGTTGCACTCTGTTGATCCGGCTTATCGCAATGTGGGGAACTCGCGTTTAGCGTTTAACGACAACACGTTTAAAGCGTTGAAAGAATTGGTGGATGGTCAAAATCGCCCATTATGGTTGCCTGATGTTGCCGGCGTCGCACCTTCAACGATTCTTGGTAAGCAATATGTTATTGATCAAGGTATTGCCGATATTGGCGTTGGTAATAAATTCGCTTATTTCGGCGATTTTAATCGTTTTGTTGTGCGCCGCGTGGCTTACATGACATTAAAACGTCTTGTAGAGCGTTATGCTGAATTTGACCAAACAGCATTCTTAGCGTTTCACCGCTTTGATTGTGTATTGGAAGATACCTCAGCGATTAAAGCTTTAGTCGGCAAATAATCAATAAAGTGCGGTCAAAATCGACCGCACTTTTATTCTGGGGGCATGATGAATATCACAATCGACGAAATCAAATTGCAGTGCCGAATCGATGGTGACGAAGAAGACGACCTTTTGGTCATCTATCTTGATGCCGCAAAAGCCACGGTTGAAAACTACACTAACCGAAAGCTTTATGAAACGTTGCCGGACGAACCGCCCGAAAATGCACAGGAAATCACAAGTGATTTGAAAATCGCATTGTTAATGCTGGTGGCATATATGTATGAAAATCGCGGCGGTTGGAATGAAGCGCAGGGGGCAAGTAATCTTGGATTACCGCCGACTGTAAAACTAATCATTGAACGTTATCGGTTTATACATGTATGAACATTGGAAAACTACGGCATCGAATCACCTTACAGAAGCAAATCAATACTGTAAATGACTACGGCGCGGCGGTGACGACGTGGAAAAACGTTGCTACCGTTTGGGCGGATGTGCGTCCGCTGTCTGGGCGTGAGTATTTCGCGGCCCAACAAGTGCAGTCAGAAGTCACAACACAAATTTGGCTTCGTCATTTGCCCGGGATTGTGCCGACAATGAGGGTTAAATTCAGCGAACGCACGCTTGAAATCTTGTCGGTGCTGAATACCCAAGAGCGGAATATATCTCTACAGTTAATGTGTAAAGAGGTGGTTTAATGGATGGCATAACGGTTCGCGTGGACGGCTTGAAAGAATTGCAGAAAGCAATGCAAAGCCTTGGACGGAAGACCTCTAACCGCATAGCAGTGAAAGCAATGCGGAGAGGCGGCGCGATCGTGCGTGACAAAGCGCGCACTTTGGCGCCAGTCTTAAAAGAAAGCGTGCCGCACCGTAAAGCAGGCACATTACGAAAATCCATTCAAAGCCGAACGAAAGTTGGCAGAAACGGCAGAACCAACACCTATATTTGGGTAAAGGGGCTTTCGACTAAGCAAGTGCTGAAATTCAAAGGGAAAAGCGGCAGATCCGGCGCGTATAATCCGCGCGATCCGTTTTACTGGCGATTCTTGGAATTCGGCACATCAAAAATGCCCGCACGGCCGTTTATGCGACCCGCCTTTCAGCAATCGAAGGAGCAGGCGGCGCAAGCCATCATTAACACACTGCAACAAGGAATAATTGCGGAGGCTGGCAAATGACATGATCCAGAAGAAACTTTTTAGCGCCCTGTCGCCTTTGGTGTCGGGGCGTTGTTTTTATGGGCTGATTCCGGAAACAAACAAGGCTTTTCCAGTGATTGTTTATCAATTCCCGAACATCTCGCCGAATTCGGCGTTAGAGGACGGCGATCTTGATGATTATCAGGTACAGATTGACATTTACAGCCCGAATCCGGATGACATTTACAGCCTGCGCAAACAAATTTTGACCGCACTTTCCGCAGCGTTTGAATTTGCGGAGCGCGTGAATGATTTTAGCGACTATGAAGCCGATACAAAGCTGCATCGTCGTGTAATCAATTATCAAATTGCTTATGGAGAATAAAACATGGCAACACAAACTACCCCTTTCCAAGGGACAAAGTTCTATTTAGGCATCGGACTTAATACCGAAAAAGCAATTACGGCTTGTACGGTAACACCTGCCGCCACTATCACCGCAACCGGACACGGCGCTAAAGCCGGTGATTTTGTCAAAATCACGGGCCTGGGCGCTCTTGATGGCTATTATCCTGTTAAATCGGTGCAAGCCGATACATTGACCTTCGCCAATGAAGTGGATTGGTCAACACAAGATAAACCGACCGACTTCAGCACGGCTAAAGTGGCGGTGGTGAAATGGTCGTCTAACTTCTGCGCCATTAAACAGATTGAAGGCGACGGTGACACATTGGGTGAAGAAGATATTACGACCATGTGTTCAGAAGGCACAGAAACCGAAGCGGGCGAAATTGAGTATGGCTCAATTAAATTAACGTTCTTCTATGCGCCGGCCACTGCAATGCAAGCTGACTTGCGTAAAAAATTCTACGCAAAAGAAACCTTCCCTTGGATGATGATTTTGAAAAATGATCAGGGCTCGTTATACGGCACTGGCTTTATTCAAACATCACCAAACTTCAGCGGTGAAGTAAAAGGCAAATTTGAATCAGGCGTAACGATTAAAAAATCGAAACGTGATTACTTATTGCCAGTTGCGGAATAAAATAAGGTTAAATTTGACCGCACTTTTTAGGTGCGGTCTATACTGAATTAGGAGTTTGAAATGACATTACGCGAAAAACTGTTAAAGAACACCCCCAAATTAACTGCGATTGAAATCAACGGTGAAAAATATTTTGTGCGGGAATTTACCGTCGGCGAAATGAATCATGCTTTATATGGTCAGCAACAAGAATTAATCAAACTGGCGCAAAAACAGGGGATTGAATTAAATTTCAATGATGAAGAAGAGCTTACAAAACAACTTTCACAGGTTTACGATCCTTACCGATTAGCTCGCAGTCTTGCTACTCGCTTATGCGATGAAAACGGTAACAATATTTTCGATGTTGAAAACCAAGATGATTTAAATGCGCTTTCTAAATTAGATAAGGCAACTTTCGAGCAATTCAGTAAAGCATTAGCGGATATTGCCCCAAAAAACTCAACAACCGGCGCCGATTCCAACTGAATTTAGCATTGGCGCTGGGCAAAACATTAAAAGAAATCGACCAACTATCAGAACAAGAATATGCTGAATGGGAAATGTACTATCAAGAACAACCGTTCGGACAATGGCGCGAAGATTATCGCACAGCGCAAATATCTCATTTATTGGCAATGATCAATCGAGATTCTAAATCGAATCCGCCTAATTTGGGCGATTTTATGCCATTCTTTAATGATAAAACTAAAAATGATGAAGATGATGGAACTGAAGCCTATCTTAAAAGTCGTTTGATTTGATGATTAATATTTGATATGGTTATTTCAGTAGCAGGGGATAACATATGAAAGAATTATTTGCAACGTTAAGCTATGGTATTAACATGATGGCAAAATTAAGCCTGATCTTGTTAATTGCTGCCTTAGCTTTGTTTGGTTTCTCTCATTTTGCGCAATGGTCTACAGCGTCATTTTCAAATTTAATTGTCTTGGAAAGTTTGCTGGGGATTATTGTTTTAATATTCTTGGTTTATATAGTAAAGATTGTACGGAATCCGACTTTATCCAAAAAACAGAAATGGGATAAGTTATTTGGTCGATAACACAGTAGTCAATTTATAGAGCTCGCTTTGGCGAGCTTTTTTTATGGGGCATAATTATGTCATCTTTGGGTGAATTAAATATTCAACTTGCGCTTGATACTGTTGAATTTCAGAACGGATTAACCCGTGCGCAGTATAAAGCCCGCCAATTTTCCGATCGCACAACTCAATATCTCAATAATATTGAGCGGGCCGCGAATAACATTAATCGTACTGCAAACTTTGATTTTTGGGGGGGAAATCTCGTTAGTGGTGCAAAAAGCCTAGTCAATGTGGCGGATGGCTATACCGAAATCAGCAATAAAATGAATTTAGTCAGCTCTAGCTCGACTGAAAGTGCGGCACGATTACAAACAGTTTTTGATATTTCGCTTAAAACTAATCAAAGCGTTCAAGCGACTTCCGATGTCTATCAACGTTTCGCTCAAAATGCGCAAGCATTAGGCATTTCTCAGGCGCAGGTAGCAAGCCTCACCGAAACGGTTTCAAAGGCGGTTGCCGTTTCAGGTGCAAGTGCTGCTTCTGCGCAAGCGGCATTAATGCAGTTTGGACAGTCTCTTGCTTCCGGCGTATTTCGTGGGCAAGAATTTAATTCGGTTATGGAGCAAACGCCAGGGCTTGCGCAAGCTATCGCGCGAGGGTTGGGCGTAACTACAGGCGAATTGCGCGCAATGGCTAATGATGGCAAACTCACGACAGATGTACTTATTCCAGCTTTGGAAAAAGCCAAGGCAAGCGTGGATTCGCAGTTTGCCTCTCGCATCTTAACTGTTTCGGCGGCATTTGAAAATTTAAATTCTGCAACGATGAAGTGGATAGGGGATATGGATAACGCCACTGGCGTTACTCAAGGGCTTGCATCCGCTATTCAAGGTGTATCAGGACATCTAACATTATTCGCCGGAGCCGCAGCAAGTGTTGTCGCTGGCCTTGGTGTAGGCAAGCTGAAAGATTATGTTTCAGTTGTGCGTGAGAAGGCAGAAGCAACAATAACTGCGACTGTCGCACAAGCAAATCTTGCTGTTGCAAATCGTGAGGCAGCTCAACAAGCAATAAATTTAGCACAATTGCAACGGGAACAAGCGAGAACAGCAAACGAAATTGCTGTTGCAGATGCCTTATTAATCCAACGAAAAGCCACGCTGACGTCTGCGATTGTACATGAAAAAAACGCATTGAATGCTTTAAATGTTGCGAAAAAACAAAACAGCCTATTAACCCGCGGAATGAGTAGCGTAGTTGGTTATTTGGGCGGTCCTGTCGGTATGGTGACGACTGTATTAGGAATCGGTGCGGCTGCGTGGTTTGATTATTCTCAAAAAACAGAAGAAGCACACAAGAAAGCTTTGGCGTTTGCTAATGATTTGCCGACATTAACAGGTGAATTGGAGAAACTCACAGCGGTTCAATTAGCGGCGAATAAAGCTAAAGCTGAAGAAAGTATTATTGAGCAACAAAAGGAAATTAAGAAACTTGAAAATACAATCAAGGACCTTGAGAAAACAATACTCAATACGCCTAAATTGAAAATTGTCACTGATGATACCGGGTACCAGATAGAAATTGACAATAGCAGTAAAATATCCCAATTAACCCGCGACTTGGCCAAAACCAAGGCTGAGTTACAGACAGCTCAAGAAAAGCTAAATGCCACGCAGGAAGCGTCTAGTGAAATTGCCGACCAGCTGGCCTTGAAAACGGAACAAATGATCGGCTTTGTAGAACGCTATCGTGATTTAACAATCACAAGCGAAAACCGAATTGATTCGTGGGCGCAGGCGGCAAGTTCCGCCGTTAGTGATTTTGACGGCTTAGCCGTGTCCGTTGACGGGTTATCCGGAGCTTTGCGGCGTCTGTCCGGTATGTCAATTCGAATTCCATCGGTGGAGACTGCGCCAACTTTGAGTGATGCCGCCAAACAGTTAATAGATAAGTCGAAACTACAAGCCGCAATCCAGCGGGAAAAAGATCCGAAAAAGAAGGCAAAACTACAAGCGAAAGATTACGTCTTAAGCTTAGATAAATCCAAATTTTCGGAATATGACATTGCGCAAATCCAAACAC contains the following coding sequences:
- a CDS encoding HK97 family phage prohead protease; its protein translation is MADIEKRSYAGEVRAESKDSEPTHIIGYGSVFNTRSQLMWGFREIIMPGAFDDVLDDDVRGLFNHDSNFILGRTTAGTLSLSVDDKGLRYDITAPDTPTIRDLVIAPLQRGDITQSSFAFNIARNGDEWYEDDEGVVIREIHKISRLYDVSPVTYPAYQEASSTARSLDAWKEARNNGDIQKAVHQKAARERFLSLISGN
- a CDS encoding phage major capsid protein, which gives rise to MAKLHELQEKRRNIAAQMRTLHDKIGDNAWTEEQRTEWNKMKTELDGVDAVIAREEELRAMDEKFIKEQEAVEAEKRAKHDGEKTKTVDEMRAQAFNAFLRNGLGELSQEERQALSEMRAQGVGVNDKGGYTVPKEMQARIVEQMKAYGGIAQVAQILTTSDGRTIEWITADGTTEEGELIGENTAATESDTAFGVGSLGAKKLSSKIIRVSNELLQDSAINIEAYLADRIAQRIGRAEAKYLIQGTGAGTPAQPKGLAASVTGTTTSKTTGKVDWLDINALLHSVDPAYRNVGNSRLAFNDNTFKALKELVDGQNRPLWLPDVAGVAPSTILGKQYVIDQGIADIGVGNKFAYFGDFNRFVVRRVAYMTLKRLVERYAEFDQTAFLAFHRFDCVLEDTSAIKALVGK
- a CDS encoding head-tail connector protein, whose amino-acid sequence is MMNITIDEIKLQCRIDGDEEDDLLVIYLDAAKATVENYTNRKLYETLPDEPPENAQEITSDLKIALLMLVAYMYENRGGWNEAQGASNLGLPPTVKLIIERYRFIHV
- a CDS encoding phage head closure protein, translated to MNIGKLRHRITLQKQINTVNDYGAAVTTWKNVATVWADVRPLSGREYFAAQQVQSEVTTQIWLRHLPGIVPTMRVKFSERTLEILSVLNTQERNISLQLMCKEVV
- a CDS encoding HK97-gp10 family putative phage morphogenesis protein, encoding MDGITVRVDGLKELQKAMQSLGRKTSNRIAVKAMRRGGAIVRDKARTLAPVLKESVPHRKAGTLRKSIQSRTKVGRNGRTNTYIWVKGLSTKQVLKFKGKSGRSGAYNPRDPFYWRFLEFGTSKMPARPFMRPAFQQSKEQAAQAIINTLQQGIIAEAGK
- a CDS encoding DUF3168 domain-containing protein, which produces MIQKKLFSALSPLVSGRCFYGLIPETNKAFPVIVYQFPNISPNSALEDGDLDDYQVQIDIYSPNPDDIYSLRKQILTALSAAFEFAERVNDFSDYEADTKLHRRVINYQIAYGE
- a CDS encoding DUF4035 domain-containing protein, yielding MALGKTLKEIDQLSEQEYAEWEMYYQEQPFGQWREDYRTAQISHLLAMINRDSKSNPPNLGDFMPFFNDKTKNDEDDGTEAYLKSRLI
- a CDS encoding tape measure protein, translated to MSSLGELNIQLALDTVEFQNGLTRAQYKARQFSDRTTQYLNNIERAANNINRTANFDFWGGNLVSGAKSLVNVADGYTEISNKMNLVSSSSTESAARLQTVFDISLKTNQSVQATSDVYQRFAQNAQALGISQAQVASLTETVSKAVAVSGASAASAQAALMQFGQSLASGVFRGQEFNSVMEQTPGLAQAIARGLGVTTGELRAMANDGKLTTDVLIPALEKAKASVDSQFASRILTVSAAFENLNSATMKWIGDMDNATGVTQGLASAIQGVSGHLTLFAGAAASVVAGLGVGKLKDYVSVVREKAEATITATVAQANLAVANREAAQQAINLAQLQREQARTANEIAVADALLIQRKATLTSAIVHEKNALNALNVAKKQNSLLTRGMSSVVGYLGGPVGMVTTVLGIGAAAWFDYSQKTEEAHKKALAFANDLPTLTGELEKLTAVQLAANKAKAEESIIEQQKEIKKLENTIKDLEKTILNTPKLKIVTDDTGYQIEIDNSSKISQLTRDLAKTKAELQTAQEKLNATQEASSEIADQLALKTEQMIGFVERYRDLTITSENRIDSWAQAASSAVSDFDGLAVSVDGLSGALRRLSGMSIRIPSVETAPTLSDAAKQLIDKSKLQAAIQREKDPKKKAKLQAKDYVLSLDKSKFSEYDIAQIQTQKEDEYLANSLARSEGKKAKGRENARESWLSFYDEIRQKSSSSLGEIDLEEQRMFQRLEEHMKKGVVSHTEYETAKLAISERFAKERLELAGKYAPEKLLSSNLKDELSAIEELRKAGQLTDGEAQTAEYQLKFDYAQSKSQSAVNPLDQMRALYDPRQELANQQTQELAQLQAFYEQKLMNEEEFQRRKKEIIDTYRNQQFQEDMAQYATGLNDLGSAFDVLASSVEASAGKQSAAYKAMFAISKAFAIAEATVKLSQAVAQAMADTTALTPAQKFANMASVAAAGANVISQITSVAFAKGGHVVGDGTGTSDSILARLSNNEFVMTSRTVDHYGVGFLNALNQRKFPKFANGGHVGGRSPSYADMFNGGAGGETNNEVSITINIDSDGNTEMTAEQKAAQGKELANAIQANVLEVLKKQRRPGGLLA